One window of Nymphaea colorata isolate Beijing-Zhang1983 chromosome 11, ASM883128v2, whole genome shotgun sequence genomic DNA carries:
- the LOC116264229 gene encoding glucan endo-1,3-beta-glucosidase 5-like: MHFEFLRPFPSRSHIYGGNGKERKRRRESPVSPFETLVIMVKLWVFFACVALMGAVVGGSGVGVNWGTQATHLLPPKIVVQLLKDNGIKKVKLFEADPEAMKALGNSGIQVMLGVPNDFLAALAGSVRVAENWVVNNVSHYVSKYGVDVRYVAVGNEPFLKTFNGTFQQTTFPALQNVQAALIKAGLSKQVKVTIPLNADVYQSSNGLPSGGDFRPDIHDLMLSIIQFLSNNGAPFTINIYPFLSLNADPNFPTDFAFFDGGSVSVVDGPISYTNVFDANHDTLIWALEKNGFPSLPVIVGEVGWPTDGAPYADSEYAKKFNQGFISRISNGQGTPKRPGAPDAYLFSLIDEDMKSVAPGNFERHWGLFYYDGSLKYSLDLGNGQSLVPARGVKYLARQWCVLSPTASIMDSSLPGAVNYACLNADCTSLGYGSSCGGLDARGNASYAFNRFYQTQNQQGGSCDFSGLSVITQADPSEDGCRFDIMINVGAQERSGSVSLAANHNNMSLLVILGNLALIVFLLS; the protein is encoded by the exons ATGCATTTTGAGTTTCTAAGGCCATTCCCCTCGCGTTCACATATATATGGgggaaatggaaaggaaaggaaaaggagacGGGAAAGTCCAGTTTCGCCTTTCGAAACTTTGGTAATAATGGTGAAACTTTGGGTTTTTTTTGCCTGTGTCGCCTTGATGGGGGCTGTAGTTGGAGGGTCAGGAGTCGGTGTGAATTGGGGAACACAGGCAACTCATCTTTTGCCGCCGAAGATCGTTGTTCAGTTGCTGAAAGATAATGGTATTAAGAAAGTGAAGTTGTTCGAAGCGGATCCGGAGGCTATGAAGGCTCTAGGCAATTCTGGCATCCAGGTCATGCTTGGTGTTCCCAATGACTTCTTGGCTGCACTTGCCGGAAGCGTCCGTGTCGCAGAAAATTGGGTGGTGAATAATGTGTCTCACTACGTCTCCAAGTACGGCGTGGATGTAAG ATATGTCGCGGTTGGGAATGAACCCTTCTTAAAAACCTTCAACGGGACTTTCCAGCAGACCACATTCCCTGCTCTCCAAAATGTTCAGGCAGCACTCATAAAGGCGGGCCTGAGCAAGCAAGTGAAAGTTACAATTCCTCTCAATGCTGATGTTTACCAGTCCTCAAATGGCCTTCCTTCAGGAGGGGATTTCCGGCCGGACATCCATGACCTCATGCTCTCAATCATCCAATTCTTAAGTAACAACGGGGCTCCATTCACCATAAACATATACCCTTTCCTTAGCTTGAATGCGGACCCAAATTTTCCGActgattttgctttttttgaTGGCGGGTCTGTATCAGTTGTTGATGGCCCCATCTCTTACACCAACGTGTTTGATGCTAATCATGATACACTGATTTGGGCCCTGGAGAAGAATGGGTTCCCATCGCTCCCTGTGATCGTTGGAGAAGTTGGGTGGCCCACAGACGGTGCTCCCTACGCAGATTCAGAGTATGCCAAGAAATTCAATCAGGGCTTCATATCCCGGATCTCGAATGGACAGGGCACGCCAAAGCGGCCGGGTGCACCGGATGCTTACTTGTTTAGCTTGATTGATGAGGATATGAAGAGCGTCGCACCGGGCAATTTTGAACGGCACTGGGGTCTCTTCTACTACGATGGCTCTTTGAAGTATTCTCTGGACCTCGGGAACGGGCAGAGCCTCGTTCCGGCAAGGGGTGTCAAGTATCTGGCACGCCAGTGGTGCGTTCTCTCGCCCACCGCAAGTATCATGGACTCAAGCCTGCCGGGCGCTGTTAATTACGCCTGCTTGAATGCTGATTGCACGAGTTTGGGGTACGGCTCATCCTGTGGCGGCCTAGATGCCAGGGGAAATGCTTCCTATGCGTTTAATCGGTTCTACCAAACACAAAACCAACAGGGGGGCTCCTGTGATTTTTCCGGCCTTTCCGTGATCACACAGGCGGATCCATCGGAAGACGGCTGCCGGTTTGATATCATGATCAACGTCGGAGCACAGGAACGGAGCGGCAGCGTGTCGCTGGCTGCGAACCACAACAACATGTCCTTGTTGGTAATCTTGGGGAACTTGGCTTTGATCGTGTTCTTGCTTTCATGA
- the LOC116264230 gene encoding protein PIGMENT DEFECTIVE 338, chloroplastic, translating into MQARPLLSLPSSSFSLSRYLFIQIPLRPLKTCEGQPCSSPTPKSLFPSLKCNISRRPIFPVAVDNENAELEPSESNDGSMNLLRRPASLPPSPENIKVSQDKGEDDKGEGEEVGEGDALAPFLKFFKPRDSSDSSQEMDASESTEDVKRTTKAVDVEYYEPKVGDLVVGVVVSGNENKLDVNIGADSLGTMLKKEVLPLYDEELPSLLCDLSKDAEDLMVSGKVGIIKDDEALDEGPVPGRSIVELGTVLFAEVLGRTLSGRPLLSTRRLTRRIAWHRVRQIKIFNEPIEVKITEWNTGGLLSRIEGLRAFLPKAELINRVNCFTDLKENVGRRLFVKISRVDEDKNDLIISEREAWDLLHLREGTLLEGTVRKIFPYGAQIRIGETNRSGLLHITNITRGRLTAVSDLLTVDEKVKVLVVKSNFPDKISLSTAELESEPGLFLLNKEKVFSEAEQMARRYRQRLPAISIPRNLDSVGQCTLPFDDEATLYANWNWFRFEKGNEM; encoded by the exons ATGCAAGCTCGTCCCCTCCTCTCCCTACCCTCTTCCTCGTTTTCACTCTCTCGCTACCTCTTTATTCAAATTCCGTTACGCCCTCTAAAAACTTGCGAAGGCCAACCATGCTCTTCTCCGACGCCAAAATCTCTATTTCCATCTCTCAAATGCAACATTTCTAGGCGGCCCATCTTCCCTGTCGCCGTTGACAACGAGAATGCTGAATTAGAGCCATCCGAGTCTAATGATGGCAGCATGAATTTGCTCCGACGACCTGCATCATTGCCTCCTTCACCTGAAAACATCAAAGTTTCTCAAGATAAGGGGGAGGACGACAAGGGCGAGGGGGAGGAGGTAGGTGAGGGGGACGCCCTAGCCCCCTTCTTGAAGTTTTTCAAGCCAAGAGATTCATCCGACAGTAGCCAAGAAATGGACGCTTCGGAGTCTACGGAAGACGTCAAGAGGACGACGAAGGCAGTAGACGTCGAGTACTACGAACCGAAAGTGGGGGACTTAGTTGTTGGTGTCGTTGTTTCGGGGAACGAGAACAAGCTCGACGTAAATATCGGAGCTGATTCATTGGGAACAATGCTGAAGAAGGAAGTTCTTCCTCTCTATGACGAAGAATTGCCGAGCCTCTTATGCGATTTGAGCAAGGACGCAGAGGATTTAATGGTGTCCGGCAAGGTGGGTATCATTAAAGACGATGAAGCATTGGATGAAGGCCCAGTTCCAGGAAGGAGCATCGTTGAGTTGGGGACCGTTCTGTTCGCAGAGGTGCTCGGCCGGACACTGAGTGGAAGACCGTTGCTCTCAACGAGGAGACTCACGAGACGGATAGCCTGGCATCGAGTGAGGCAG ATAAAGATATTTAATGAGCCTATTGAGGTCAAAATTACAGAATGGAATACTGGTGGTCTTCTTTCACGGATTGAG GGATTGAGAGCATTCCTTCCTAAGGCAGAGCTGATTAATAGGGTCAATTGCTTCACagatttgaaagaaaat GTTGGTCGCCgactttttgtaaaaataagCAGAGTGGATGAGGATAAAAATGACTTGATAATCAGTGAAAGAGAAGCCTGG GATTTGTTGCATCTTCGAGAGGGAACACTTCTAGAAGGAACTGTCCGTAAAATTTTTCCTTATGGTGCACAGATTCGGATAGGAGAGACTAACAGAAG TGGATTGCTTCATATAACCAACATTACTCGTGGACGGCTCACTGCTGTCAGTGATTTACTTACGGTAGACGAGAAGGTGAAAGTTCTAGTAGTGAAATCAAACTTTCCTGATAAAATATCTCTGAG TACAGCAGAACTCGAGAGTGAACCAGGGTTGTTTCTTTTGAATAAGGAG AAAGTTTTCTCCGAGGCAGAGCAGATGGCTAGAAGGTACAGGCAGAGATTACCAGCAATTTCTATACCCAGAAACTTGGACTCAGTTGGCCAGTGCACCCTGccatttgatgatgaagcaacACTTTATGCAAATTGGAACTGGTTCAGATTTGAAAAGGGCAATGAAATGTAA
- the LOC116264228 gene encoding ATPase 10, plasma membrane-type, whose protein sequence is MEDLERPLLGPENFHRDAIDLERLPLEEVFDQLRTTRAGLTSADGEARLLIFGPNKLEEKPENKFLKFLSFMWNPLSWVMEAAAVMSICLANGGGEAPDWQDFVGIICLLFINSTISFIEENNAGNAAAALMARLAPKTRVLRDGQWQEKDAAILVPGDIISIKLGDIIPADARLLEGDPLKIDQSALTGESLPVTRKTGDEVYSGSTCKHGEIEAVVIATGVHSFFGKAAHLVDTTEVIGHFQKVLTAIGNFCICSIAVGMILEIIVMYPIQHRSYRKGINNLLVLLIGGIPIAMPTVLSVTLAIGSHRLSQQGAITKRMTAIEEMAGMDVLCSDKTGTLTLNRLTVDKNLIEVFNKDMDKDTVILFAARAARLENQDAIDTAIINMLADPKEARANITEVHFLPFNPVDKRTAITYVDSDGNWHRTSKGAPEQILNLCQEKDEIAGKVHAIIDKFAERGLRSLAVAYQDVPDKSKESPGGPWTFCGLLPLFDPPRHDSAETIRRALNLGVCVKMITGDQLAIAKETGRRLGMGTNMYPASSLLGRDKDENEVLPVDELIEKADGFAGVFPEHKYEIVKILQEKKHICGMTGDGVNDAPALKKADIGIAVADATDAARSAADIVLTEPGLSVIISAVLTSRAIFQRMKNYTIYAVSITIRIVLGFVLLALIWEYDFPPFMVLIIAILNDGTIMTISKDRVKPSPKPDSWKLNEIFATGIVIGTYLALITVLFYWAITSTTFFETHFHVHSLQDSTEEISAAIYLQVSIISQALIFVTRSRGWSFMERPGVLLMCAFVVAQLVATLIAVYAHIGFASLSGIGWGWAGVIWIYSVIFYAPLDIIKFTIRYCLSGDAWSLLFERKTAFTSKKDYGREDREVKWAISQRSLYGLFPSELETNGSKNSSSTLIAEQARRRAEIARLRELHTLRGHVESVVRLKNLDINTIQGAYTV, encoded by the exons ATGGAGGACCTGGAAAGACCTCTACTAGGACCTGAAAACTTCCACCGGGATGCGATTGACCTG GAACGTTTGCCTTTAGAGGAAGTATTTGATCAACTGAGGACAACACGAGCAGGACTCACATCAGCAGATGGCGAGGCTCGCTTGCTCATTTTTGGCCCCAACAAGCTTGAGGAGAAGCCG GAGAACAAATTCTTGAAGTTTCTAAGCTTTATGTGGAATCCTTTGTCGTGGGTTATGGAAGCAGCTGCAGTGATGTCAATTTGCCTTGCTAATGGAGGA GGGGAGGCTCCTGACTGGCAAGACTTCGTCGGAATTATCTGTTTGTTGTTCATAAACTCTACCATTAGTTTTATTGAGGAAAATAATGCTGGAAATGCAGCAGCTGCCCTGATGGCTCGACTCGCTCCAAAGACCAGG GTTCTTAGAGATGGACAATGGCAGGAAAAGGATGCTGCTATTCTGGTGCCAGGAGACATAATTAGCATAAAACTTGGGGATATTATTCCAGCAGATGCTCGTCTGCTTGAGGGAGACCCCCTTAAGATTGACCAG TCAGCATTGACGGGAGAGTCCCTTCCAGTCACAAGGAAGACTGGCGATGAGGTTTATTCTGGGTCAACTTGTAAACATGGAGAGATTGAAGCTGTTGTAATTGCTACTGGTGTTCATTCCTTTTTTGGGAAGGCAGCTCATCTTGTTGACACCACAGAGGTTATTGgacattttcaaaag GTGCTTACAGCCATTGGAAACTTCTGTATTTGCTCAATAGCTGTTGGAATGATCCTTGAAATCATAGTAATGTACCCTATCCAACATCGTTCATACAGAAAGGGCATCAACAATCTTCTTGTACTCTTAATTGGAGGAATTCCCATTGCTATGCCAACTGTGCTGTCTGTGACGCTTGCAATTGGTTCCCATAGACTCTCGCAGCAG GGTGCTATTACGAAGAGGATGACTGCCATTGAAGAAATGGCTGGAATGGATGTTCTTTGCAGTGATAAAACTGGAACACTAACTTTGAATCGTCTTACTGTAGATAAGAATCTTATTGAG gTTTTCAACAAAGACATGGATAAAGATACAGTGATCTTGTTTGCAGCACGAGCTGCAAGGCTTGAGAATCAAGATGCTATTGATACAGCTATTATTAACATGCTTGCTGACCCAAAGGAG GCACGCGCAAACATCACTGAAGTCCATTTCCTTCCCTTTAATCCTGTCGACAAACGCACTGCAATAACGTATGTTGATTCTGATGGGAACTGGCATCGTACAAGTAAAGGAGCCCCAGAGCAG ATCCTAAATCTATGCCAGGAGAAAGATGAAATTGCTGGCAAGGTCCATGCTATCATTGACAAGTTTGCAGAACGAGGATTGCGGTCCCTTGCAGTTGCTTATCAG GACGTGCCTGATAAATCAAAGGAAAGTCCTGGAGGTCCATGGACGTTCTGTGGGCTGTTGCCATTGTTTGATCCACCTAGACATGACAGTGCTGAAACAATACGTAGAGCACTTAATCTTGGTGTTTGTGTGAAGATGATTACAG GTGATCAGTTGGCAATTGCAAAGGAGACTGGTCGTCGCCTTGGCATGGGAACAAATATGTACCCCGCTTCATCATTGCTAGGACGTGACAAAGACGAAAATGAAGTATTACCTGTTGATGAGCTTATTGAAAAGGCTGATGGCTTTGCTGGTGTATTTCCTG aacataaatatgaaattgTGAAGATCCTTCAAGAAAAGAAGCACATATGTGGAATGACAGGAGATGGTGTTAACGATGCACCAGCTCTGAAGAAGGCAGATATCGGAATTGCAGTAGCAGATGCCACTGATGCAGCTAGGAGTGCAGCTGATATTGTGTTAACAGAGCCTGGTCTGAGTGTCATCATAAGTGCTGTTTTAACTAGTCGAGCCATTTTTCAGAGAATGAAAAATTACACT ATATATGCTGTGTCCATAACCATCCGTATTGTG CTTGGCTTTGTACTTCTTGCGTTAATTTGGGAATATGACTTCCCTCCTTTCATGGTTTTGATTATAGCAATTCTGAATGATG GGACTATCATGACTATATCCAAAGACCGTGTCAAACCATCTCCAAAACCAGACAGTTGGAAGTTGAACGAGATCTTTGCTACGGGCATCGTCATTGGAACTTACCTTGCACTTATCACTGTGCTCTTTTACTGGGCTATTACAAGTACCACTTTCTTTGAG ACTCATTTCCATGTGCATTCCTTGCAAGACAGCACTGAAGAGATTTCAGCTGCCATTTATCTTCAAGTTAGCATTATAAGCCAGGCCCTCATCTTTGTGACCCGCAGCCGAGGCTGGTCATTTATGGAGAGACCTGGAGTTCTCTTAATGTGTGCATTTGTGGTGGCTCAGCTG GTTGCAACGTTAATTGCAGTTTATGCACATATTGGTTTTGCTTCACTCAGCGGCATTGGTTGGGGCTGGGCTGGTGTTATTTGGATTTACAGTGTCATCTTTTATGCACCTTTGGACATTATCAAGTTCACCATCCGCTATTGTTTAAGTGGAGATGCTTGGAGTCTcctttttgaaagaaag ACTGCATTTACCTCTAAGAAAGATTATGGAAGAGAAGACAGAGAAGTTAAGTGGGCAATTTCGCAGAGATCTTTATATGGATTATTTCCTTCTGAATTAGAGACCAATGGAAGCAAAAATTCTAGTTCAACATTAATAGCTGAACAGGCTAGGCGACGTGCTGAAATAGCCAG GTTGAGGGAGCTGCATACATTAAGGGGGCACGTGGAATCTGTTGTTAGGTTGAAAAATTTAGACATAAATACAATTCAAGGAGCCTATACTGTTTGA